The following are from one region of the Fusobacterium varium genome:
- a CDS encoding cation transporter, translating into MKNSSNEQIAMRVSAVSILWNVILSFFKLFAGIFAHSGAMISDAIHSASDVLSTFIVIIGVKIANRESDDSHPYGHERMECVAAIILAVILFITGLGIGYKGILIIMGGDYSHLTVPGLLALIAAVISILIKEGMFWYTRAAAKKIDSGALMADAWHHRSDALSSVGSFAGILGARMGYPILDPIASVIICGFILKAAFEIFMDSINKMTDAACDEEVIKEIKNIILNQKGVIKIDQLKTRLFGDKIYVDVEIQVNGDISLREAHDIAHNVHDSIEKHFPKVKHCMVHVNPEED; encoded by the coding sequence ATGAAAAATTCTTCAAATGAACAAATTGCTATGAGAGTTTCTGCTGTCTCTATTTTATGGAATGTTATTCTTTCATTCTTTAAACTTTTTGCTGGTATCTTTGCTCATTCTGGAGCTATGATATCAGATGCTATTCATTCAGCTTCTGATGTTTTAAGTACCTTTATTGTTATTATAGGTGTAAAAATAGCTAATAGAGAGTCTGATGATTCACACCCCTATGGGCATGAAAGAATGGAGTGTGTAGCTGCTATTATACTTGCTGTTATACTATTCATTACAGGGCTTGGTATAGGTTATAAAGGAATTCTTATCATTATGGGAGGAGATTATAGCCATCTTACTGTACCTGGGCTTCTTGCCCTAATTGCAGCTGTTATATCTATTCTTATTAAAGAGGGAATGTTTTGGTATACAAGAGCTGCTGCAAAAAAAATTGATTCTGGAGCTTTAATGGCTGATGCTTGGCACCATCGTTCAGATGCTCTATCATCTGTGGGAAGTTTTGCTGGTATTCTTGGAGCTAGAATGGGATATCCTATACTTGATCCTATTGCCAGTGTTATTATTTGTGGGTTTATCTTAAAAGCAGCCTTTGAAATTTTTATGGATTCTATTAATAAAATGACTGATGCTGCTTGTGATGAAGAGGTTATAAAGGAGATTAAAAATATAATTTTAAACCAAAAAGGAGTTATAAAAATCGATCAACTAAAAACAAGACTTTTTGGAGATAAAATATATGTAGATGTTGAGATTCAAGTAAATGGAGATATCTCTTTAAGAGAGGCTCATGATATTGCTCACAATGTTCACGACTCTATTGAAAAACATTTCCCTAAAGTTAAACATTGCATGGTTCATGTAAATCCTGAAGAAGATTAA
- a CDS encoding restriction endonuclease, with the protein MSIFALKVSEDMRDVIFKSLKEEGIARFTWSYIEDGNLLSIKKQINNEGWNSLNDDQKECWKANFMLDINPDDYIVYINVPNYGKCTIAKVTEKYFWGWNRYKMDGSHCLYIDKDSIQTFNRNDEGISSNLSRRFKLQGKYWKIYLENEFFKLLDDLKNGNLSGKNATVESRLTTCINSNVKPYLSKICEELQKAHNGKHLEGLIANILKTIPNIKNVQIKSGVSDKGGDIIFEYRNELGDLLSFERNEKVAIQVKSYVETIDSTQAIKDLENIFNYDPSITTGVIMTTATQVSDNFYNELDNLKEKFQKNISIIYGSDFANWILKYGYNKFN; encoded by the coding sequence ATGAGTATATTCGCATTAAAAGTTTCTGAAGATATGAGAGATGTTATTTTTAAATCATTAAAAGAAGAAGGAATAGCACGTTTTACTTGGTCTTACATAGAAGATGGTAATCTTTTATCTATCAAGAAACAAATAAACAATGAAGGATGGAATAGTTTAAATGATGACCAAAAAGAATGTTGGAAAGCTAATTTTATGCTAGATATAAATCCTGATGATTATATTGTTTATATCAATGTTCCTAATTATGGAAAATGTACTATTGCCAAAGTTACTGAAAAATATTTTTGGGGTTGGAATAGATATAAAATGGATGGAAGTCACTGCTTATATATAGATAAAGATTCTATACAAACTTTTAATAGAAATGATGAAGGAATTTCTTCTAATTTATCAAGAAGGTTTAAATTACAAGGAAAATACTGGAAAATTTATTTAGAAAACGAATTTTTTAAATTACTAGATGATCTCAAAAATGGAAATTTAAGTGGAAAAAATGCTACTGTCGAAAGTAGACTAACTACTTGTATCAATTCAAATGTAAAACCATATTTAAGTAAAATTTGTGAAGAATTACAAAAAGCACATAATGGAAAACATTTAGAAGGGTTAATTGCAAATATTTTAAAAACTATTCCCAATATAAAAAATGTTCAAATAAAATCTGGAGTATCTGATAAAGGTGGGGATATTATATTTGAGTATAGAAATGAATTAGGTGATCTTTTATCTTTTGAAAGAAATGAGAAAGTTGCTATTCAAGTTAAATCATATGTAGAAACTATTGATAGTACTCAAGCAATTAAAGATTTAGAAAATATTTTTAATTATGATCCTAGCATTACTACTGGTGTTATTATGACTACTGCAACACAAGTAAGTGATAATTTTTATAATGAATTAGATAATCTTAAAGAAAAATTTCAAAAAAATATTTCTATTATTTATGGTAGTGATTTTGCTAATTGGATTTTAAAATATGGATATAATAAATTTAATTAG
- a CDS encoding HU family DNA-binding protein has product MNKRGFGKLYQKNFDEKISVNEAIKEIECFLETISEAVIKDNKVKFMNRGTFEILDKKPRRIADPVTKEPKIIYPRKDVRFKLSENAKKSLWETR; this is encoded by the coding sequence ATGAATAAAAGAGGATTTGGAAAATTATATCAAAAAAACTTTGATGAAAAGATATCAGTAAATGAGGCTATAAAAGAGATTGAGTGTTTTTTAGAGACAATATCAGAGGCTGTAATTAAAGATAATAAGGTAAAATTTATGAATAGAGGAACTTTTGAAATTCTAGATAAAAAACCTAGAAGAATAGCTGATCCAGTTACTAAAGAGCCAAAAATAATATATCCAAGAAAAGATGTAAGATTTAAATTGTCTGAAAATGCCAAAAAAAGCTTATGGGAAACTCGTTAA
- a CDS encoding HU family DNA-binding protein, translating to MKEIEFLKLYKEKRGLKNLNDAKKRMDIFWDTFFEALELEGELKFKDWGVFEVKDVAARKVVSPKGGLSYTEPKKKLKFKTGLKFRDEINGKRDIDE from the coding sequence ATGAAAGAGATAGAATTTTTAAAACTCTATAAAGAGAAGAGAGGACTAAAAAATTTAAATGATGCTAAAAAAAGAATGGATATTTTTTGGGACACTTTTTTTGAGGCTTTAGAGTTAGAAGGAGAGTTAAAGTTTAAAGATTGGGGAGTTTTTGAAGTAAAAGATGTAGCTGCTAGAAAGGTAGTATCTCCAAAAGGTGGGCTTTCTTATACTGAACCTAAGAAAAAATTAAAATTTAAAACAGGGTTAAAATTTAGAGATGAAATAAATGGAAAGAGGGATATAGATGAATAA
- a CDS encoding sigma 54-interacting transcriptional regulator: MDISLLDIKDHVKKYAGAISSLVNVDVGVVDKNMVRVTGTGLYKNIEGVSALGSVYKNTLLTGKTNIIENPRYHALCSECLDKNRCCEKLEIATPIYCNEEIVGVIGLVCFNDEQKEKILKDIDAYLNLTKQIAEFIGIKFYEYQENLMQKDRELTLNTIIDNMSKGVIISDCHNKITRINSIASRKLKINSNILGESMELISQNDSLMNEEIFTLKINNNEYNVAGKIIPLKSFNKVKSNAFIFEDVKKISKNIVEFTGNNNIITLDSIIGCSNATKTLKEDIKKIATTNSTVLITGESGTGKELVARSLHSQGDRRDKPFVVINCSAIPDTLLESELFGYVKGAFTGANQNGRIGKFELANSGVIFLDEIGDMPLYLQAKILRVIQEKKIERIGSNKSIDLDIKIIAATNVDLEKKITEQKFRRDLYYRLNVIPIKLLPLRERKEDIIPIVNNLMKKYNVLSAKYVHSFDENVKTALLNYDWPGNVRELENVIELMINMCENNDVLTADLLPDNILNQVPSSKSYFKNLDLKIDNTELEDFEKIEKEYIEKALIKYGEDTEGKKLIAKKMNIGLTTLYRKMKRFNIKTYSGETYL; this comes from the coding sequence ATGGATATTTCTCTATTAGATATAAAAGATCATGTTAAAAAATATGCTGGAGCTATATCTAGCCTTGTAAACGTTGATGTAGGTGTTGTGGATAAAAATATGGTAAGAGTTACTGGAACAGGGTTATACAAGAATATAGAAGGTGTATCAGCCTTAGGAAGTGTGTATAAAAATACTCTTTTAACTGGAAAAACTAATATTATTGAGAATCCTCGTTACCATGCTCTATGTAGTGAGTGTTTAGATAAAAATAGATGTTGTGAAAAGCTTGAAATTGCAACTCCTATATATTGTAATGAAGAGATTGTTGGAGTTATTGGACTTGTTTGCTTTAACGATGAGCAAAAAGAAAAGATTCTCAAGGATATTGATGCTTACCTGAATTTAACAAAACAGATTGCCGAATTTATTGGAATTAAATTTTATGAATATCAAGAAAATCTAATGCAAAAAGATAGAGAGCTAACTTTAAATACTATTATTGATAATATGAGTAAAGGGGTAATAATCAGTGATTGTCACAATAAAATTACAAGGATAAATAGTATAGCATCTAGAAAGTTAAAGATAAATTCAAATATCCTAGGAGAGTCTATGGAGCTTATTAGCCAAAATGATTCTCTGATGAACGAGGAGATTTTCACTCTTAAAATTAATAACAATGAATATAATGTTGCTGGAAAAATCATCCCTCTAAAATCTTTTAACAAGGTAAAAAGCAATGCTTTTATCTTTGAAGATGTAAAAAAAATAAGTAAAAATATAGTAGAATTTACTGGAAATAACAACATTATCACCCTTGATAGTATAATAGGATGTTCCAATGCTACTAAAACTTTAAAAGAGGATATTAAAAAGATTGCTACTACCAATTCAACTGTATTGATTACTGGAGAGAGTGGAACTGGAAAAGAGTTAGTTGCCCGTTCTCTTCACTCTCAAGGGGATAGAAGAGATAAACCTTTTGTAGTTATCAACTGTTCAGCTATTCCTGATACCCTATTAGAGAGTGAACTTTTTGGATATGTAAAGGGAGCTTTCACTGGAGCTAATCAAAATGGACGTATAGGAAAGTTTGAACTTGCTAATAGTGGGGTTATCTTCCTTGATGAGATAGGAGATATGCCTCTATACCTACAAGCAAAAATTTTAAGAGTTATACAGGAGAAAAAAATAGAGAGGATTGGATCTAATAAAAGTATAGATTTAGATATTAAAATAATTGCTGCAACTAATGTTGATCTGGAGAAAAAAATAACAGAGCAGAAATTTAGAAGAGACTTATATTATAGATTAAATGTAATCCCTATAAAACTTTTACCATTGAGAGAGAGAAAAGAGGATATTATCCCAATTGTTAATAATTTGATGAAGAAATATAATGTTCTTTCAGCTAAATATGTCCACTCTTTTGATGAGAATGTAAAAACTGCTCTACTAAATTATGATTGGCCTGGAAATGTAAGAGAGCTTGAAAATGTTATTGAACTTATGATTAATATGTGTGAAAACAACGATGTTTTAACTGCTGATCTTCTACCTGATAATATTTTAAATCAAGTTCCTAGTTCTAAATCTTACTTTAAAAATTTAGATTTAAAGATTGATAATACTGAACTTGAAGATTTTGAAAAGATTGAAAAAGAGTATATTGAAAAAGCTCTTATTAAATATGGAGAAGATACTGAAGGGAAGAAGTTAATAGCTAAAAAAATGAATATAGGGCTTACAACTCTATATAGAAAGATGAAGAGATTTAATATTAAGACTTATTCTGGCGAAACTTATCTTTAA
- a CDS encoding lysine exporter LysO family protein — MPILPFICLSIGILLGIFIKNKYFIIYSGKLSTIALSLLMISIGLGIGIDNSIMENFFKIGFNCIVISLSAIIFSVIFTIICEKTVLPLKQLDEELEKKNITFSTNSVENQEETNEVLDSDSKLVWIMPGSLIFGLLLGLLFQSNISSKFIDISFSIFLTILYICVGISQGSDKDIFNYLKLLGIKIIWLSFAILIGSITGGFIAGKLLNIPLNISVISASGMCYYSITGAFMTNTYGLEVGTYGFIVNILREVFTILLMPILIKISLGSPIAGGGAGNMDTMLMPVTKFVGARLGMVTLLTGTILTFIVPILLPLLASLF, encoded by the coding sequence ATGCCCATTCTGCCTTTCATCTGTTTAAGCATTGGAATCTTATTAGGAATTTTTATTAAAAATAAATATTTCATTATTTACTCTGGAAAATTATCAACAATTGCTCTTTCTTTATTAATGATTTCTATAGGATTGGGAATTGGAATTGATAATTCAATAATGGAAAACTTTTTTAAAATAGGATTTAACTGTATAGTTATTTCTCTTTCAGCTATTATCTTTAGTGTTATTTTTACTATAATATGTGAAAAAACTGTTCTTCCTCTTAAACAACTTGATGAAGAACTTGAGAAAAAAAATATTACTTTCTCTACTAATTCAGTTGAAAACCAAGAAGAAACAAATGAAGTATTAGATAGTGATTCTAAACTTGTTTGGATTATGCCTGGAAGTTTAATATTTGGACTTCTATTAGGTTTATTATTTCAAAGTAATATTTCATCTAAATTTATAGATATAAGTTTTTCTATTTTTTTAACAATTCTTTATATTTGTGTAGGTATTTCTCAAGGTAGTGACAAAGATATTTTTAATTATTTAAAATTATTAGGAATTAAGATAATTTGGTTATCTTTTGCAATTCTTATAGGAAGTATAACAGGTGGATTCATCGCAGGAAAATTATTAAATATTCCTTTAAACATATCTGTAATTTCTGCTAGTGGAATGTGTTATTATAGTATTACAGGAGCTTTTATGACTAATACATATGGACTAGAAGTAGGAACATATGGTTTTATTGTTAATATACTTAGAGAAGTCTTTACCATTTTATTGATGCCTATTCTGATAAAAATAAGTCTTGGAAGTCCTATCGCTGGTGGAGGAGCAGGAAATATGGATACTATGTTAATGCCTGTAACTAAATTTGTTGGAGCTAGATTAGGAATGGTAACTTTATTGACTGGAACTATACTAACATTTATTGTTCCTATCTTATTACCATTGTTAGCATCTTTATTTTAA
- a CDS encoding ABC transporter ATP-binding protein, with protein sequence MVKFFKENKKIFIILFILLLFISCFRVLPIYFIEKIIDIANTSFNQENIYTIIKIGLFFILANIFKSFLFALTKWFSESNQARISTNLKILIFEKFSKIKFEYLNKINISSLSLSIIEDSEKIGENIITLYSEIILSFFTFLFGIYFFSRINFLLIIYVFPPVLILILIVNKISQNIKSIIFLSKAKLINILGLFNDGILGIKTLKVHQIEKEFLENIKKDSFSLQEIKIKQTKLKSINFFFSDITFIISFGITLIVTSIFVKKNYLTIGELTAILMYNHLLTDPILKLIELYPKVIEILNCLKRIEEIRAFPEEEKKIYGKVDKIELKEITIKFEKNIVQSNIDLVIDSSFGIFGESGKGKSSLLNIISGLIKPQIGNVYYYFNDKKVNYFPKISYMMQDDFIFNMSLKDNILLGNKNLIENEYREILKICNLEYLDSRYKEKNIGKNGGTLSGGEKTRIKIARALANKEADIYLFDEISSGIDSDNLCNIFNNIENFLKKQNKIRIYVDHSNYIREQLQNYIFIN encoded by the coding sequence ATGGTAAAGTTTTTTAAAGAAAATAAAAAAATATTTATAATTCTTTTTATTCTATTACTTTTTATTTCTTGTTTTAGAGTACTACCAATTTATTTCATAGAAAAAATAATTGATATAGCTAATACAAGTTTTAATCAAGAAAATATTTATACTATTATTAAAATAGGATTATTTTTTATTCTTGCAAATATTTTTAAAAGTTTTTTATTTGCACTTACAAAATGGTTTTCTGAAAGTAATCAAGCTAGAATATCAACTAATTTAAAGATTTTAATATTTGAAAAATTTTCAAAAATTAAATTTGAGTATTTAAATAAAATTAATATTTCATCTCTTTCTTTATCTATTATAGAAGATTCGGAAAAAATAGGAGAAAATATAATAACTTTATATTCAGAGATAATATTATCTTTTTTTACTTTTTTATTTGGAATTTATTTTTTTAGTAGAATAAATTTTTTATTAATTATTTATGTATTTCCTCCAGTATTAATATTAATTTTAATAGTTAATAAAATATCTCAAAATATTAAATCGATTATTTTTTTGTCAAAAGCAAAATTGATAAATATTTTAGGACTATTTAACGATGGAATATTAGGAATAAAAACTTTAAAAGTTCATCAAATTGAAAAAGAATTTTTAGAAAATATAAAAAAAGATTCTTTTTCATTACAAGAAATCAAAATAAAACAAACAAAATTAAAAAGTATAAATTTCTTTTTTTCAGATATAACTTTTATTATCTCTTTTGGTATTACTTTAATAGTAACTTCTATTTTTGTGAAAAAAAATTATTTAACAATTGGAGAATTAACAGCTATTTTGATGTATAATCATTTATTGACAGACCCTATTTTAAAATTAATAGAGCTTTATCCTAAAGTTATAGAGATTTTAAACTGTTTAAAAAGAATAGAAGAAATCAGAGCTTTTCCAGAAGAGGAGAAAAAGATATATGGAAAAGTTGATAAAATAGAATTAAAAGAGATAACTATTAAATTTGAAAAAAATATAGTACAGTCTAATATTGACTTAGTTATAGATTCATCATTTGGTATTTTTGGAGAAAGTGGAAAAGGTAAAAGTTCACTATTAAATATAATTTCAGGTTTAATTAAGCCTCAAATAGGTAATGTTTATTATTATTTTAATGATAAAAAAGTAAATTATTTTCCTAAAATTTCATATATGATGCAAGATGATTTTATTTTTAATATGAGTCTAAAAGATAATATATTACTTGGAAATAAGAATCTTATTGAAAATGAATATAGAGAAATTTTAAAAATTTGTAATTTAGAATATTTAGATTCAAGATATAAAGAGAAAAATATAGGGAAAAATGGTGGAACTTTATCTGGTGGAGAAAAAACAAGAATAAAAATAGCAAGAGCTTTAGCAAATAAAGAGGCTGATATATATTTGTTTGATGAAATTTCTTCTGGAATAGACAGTGATAATTTGTGTAATATTTTTAATAATATTGAAAATTTTTTAAAAAAGCAAAACAAAATAAGAATCTATGTTGATCATAGCAATTATATTAGAGAGCAACTACAAAATTATATTTTTATTAATTAA
- the eutJ gene encoding ethanolamine utilization protein EutJ, with protein sequence MDLEKVNEYIKRFDETIENPVLDFDKEEYYVGVDLGTANIVMSIVDKEGNPIGGATYQSSVVKDGIVVDFRGAIDIVRGMKEKLEEELGIEITKGFTAIPPGVESGSVKAIVNVIESADIDVVKVVDEPSAAAHVLKIKDGAVVDVGGGTTGISILKDGKVIFTADEPTGGTHMSLVIAGNYGVSFDEAEKIKKDKSREKEVFQIVRPVVEKMATIVKRFLKDYDVDEVYVVGGACTFSEFEAVFQKELKKKVIKTYKPLLVTPLGIALTGIMGE encoded by the coding sequence ATGGACTTAGAAAAAGTAAATGAATATATAAAAAGATTTGATGAAACAATAGAAAATCCAGTTTTAGATTTTGATAAAGAGGAGTACTATGTGGGAGTTGACTTAGGAACTGCCAATATAGTAATGAGTATAGTAGACAAAGAGGGAAATCCAATTGGTGGAGCAACTTATCAATCATCAGTAGTTAAAGATGGAATTGTAGTTGATTTTAGAGGAGCTATTGATATTGTAAGAGGAATGAAAGAGAAGCTTGAAGAGGAACTTGGAATAGAGATAACAAAAGGGTTTACAGCTATACCACCTGGGGTAGAAAGTGGAAGTGTAAAGGCAATAGTAAATGTTATAGAGTCGGCTGATATAGATGTTGTAAAAGTAGTTGATGAACCTTCAGCAGCAGCTCATGTTTTAAAAATAAAAGATGGAGCAGTTGTTGACGTTGGAGGGGGAACAACAGGAATAAGTATTTTAAAAGATGGAAAGGTTATATTTACAGCTGATGAACCAACAGGTGGAACTCATATGTCTTTAGTTATTGCAGGAAACTATGGGGTATCTTTTGATGAAGCTGAAAAGATAAAGAAAGATAAAAGTAGAGAGAAAGAGGTTTTCCAAATAGTTAGACCAGTTGTAGAAAAGATGGCTACAATAGTAAAAAGATTTTTAAAAGATTATGATGTTGATGAGGTTTATGTAGTTGGAGGGGCTTGTACTTTTAGTGAGTTTGAAGCAGTTTTCCAAAAGGAATTGAAGAAAAAAGTAATAAAAACTTATAAGCCACTACTTGTAACACCTTTAGGTATAGCATTGACAGGAATAATGGGAGAATAG
- a CDS encoding BMC domain-containing protein, with the protein MKKSLVLLELKNISTGFLVFDEITKNFNVDIEVSKLLCPGRYMIICSGNQGEIESLRRHILFLKEQEEYKYITERLVSGVDADLVKKLNKTIKFPERVRSLGMLEFSNTVQAIETADFIEDESPVEVLTIKIGIGMCNKGVVLFEGDTSAVKNTVVKVQNLKIKELIAATNINSPNEDFLSNFHL; encoded by the coding sequence ATGAAAAAATCACTTGTTTTATTAGAATTAAAAAATATAAGTACAGGATTTTTAGTTTTTGATGAGATAACTAAAAACTTTAATGTAGATATAGAAGTATCAAAACTTCTCTGCCCAGGTAGATATATGATAATATGTAGTGGAAATCAAGGGGAAATTGAGAGTTTAAGAAGGCATATTCTCTTTTTAAAAGAGCAAGAGGAGTACAAATATATCACTGAAAGACTTGTAAGTGGAGTAGATGCAGATCTTGTAAAAAAATTAAATAAAACAATAAAATTCCCAGAAAGAGTAAGAAGTTTAGGAATGTTAGAGTTTTCTAATACAGTTCAAGCAATAGAAACTGCTGACTTTATAGAAGACGAAAGTCCAGTGGAGGTTTTAACAATAAAGATAGGTATAGGAATGTGTAACAAGGGAGTAGTTTTATTTGAAGGGGATACTTCAGCAGTAAAAAATACAGTTGTAAAAGTACAAAATTTAAAAATTAAAGAGCTTATAGCTGCAACAAATATAAATTCACCAAATGAAGATTTTTTAAGCAATTTTCATTTATAA
- a CDS encoding aldehyde dehydrogenase EutE, producing MNLDTNNMEAIVAMLMKELKKVENKEETCSCCEAKNGVFHSMDEAIAAAKKAQATLFASRLELRERIVNSIRETLKDYTLELAELGVSETGMGRVADKKLKHEVTIAKTPGVEDLKAFAYSGDDGLTVMELSPYGVIGAITPSTNPSETIICNSIGMIAAGNSVVFAPHPGAKRTSIRTVELINEAIRKVGGPENLVVTIDEPSIENTNKMMENPNIKMLVATGGPGVVKSVMSSGKKAIGAGAGNPPVLVDETADIEKAAKDIIAGCSFDNNLPCIAEKEVVAVDSIADYLIFEMQKNGAYLLKDEAVIEKLVGMVLTNGSPNRSYVGRDAKVILKDLGIEVGDEIKVIIAETTKEHPFAQKELLMPILPIVRVKNALEGIEVSKELEHGLRHTAMIHSKNIDILSKYAREMETTILVKNGPSYAGIGVGGEGHTTFTIAGPTGEGLTSARSFARNRRCVLVGALSIK from the coding sequence ATGAATTTAGATACTAATAACATGGAAGCTATAGTTGCTATGCTAATGAAAGAATTAAAAAAAGTTGAAAATAAAGAGGAAACTTGCAGTTGCTGTGAAGCTAAAAATGGAGTTTTCCATTCTATGGATGAAGCAATAGCAGCAGCTAAAAAAGCTCAAGCAACTCTTTTTGCTTCAAGACTTGAATTAAGAGAAAGAATAGTTAACTCTATAAGAGAAACTTTAAAAGATTACACTTTAGAATTAGCTGAACTTGGTGTAAGTGAAACTGGAATGGGAAGAGTAGCTGATAAAAAATTAAAACATGAAGTTACAATAGCTAAAACTCCAGGAGTAGAAGATCTGAAAGCTTTTGCTTATAGTGGAGATGATGGACTTACTGTTATGGAACTTTCTCCATATGGAGTAATAGGAGCTATAACACCATCTACAAACCCTAGTGAAACTATTATTTGTAACTCTATTGGAATGATAGCAGCAGGAAACTCTGTTGTTTTTGCACCACACCCAGGAGCAAAAAGAACTTCAATAAGAACAGTTGAACTTATAAATGAAGCTATAAGAAAAGTTGGAGGACCAGAAAATCTTGTAGTTACAATAGATGAACCAAGTATTGAAAATACAAATAAAATGATGGAAAATCCTAATATAAAAATGTTAGTTGCAACTGGAGGACCAGGGGTTGTAAAAAGTGTAATGTCTAGTGGTAAAAAAGCTATTGGTGCAGGAGCAGGAAACCCTCCAGTATTAGTTGATGAGACAGCTGATATCGAAAAAGCTGCTAAGGATATTATTGCAGGATGTAGTTTTGACAATAACCTTCCATGTATAGCAGAAAAAGAAGTTGTAGCTGTTGATTCAATAGCTGACTATCTAATATTTGAAATGCAAAAAAATGGAGCTTATCTATTAAAAGATGAAGCAGTTATAGAAAAACTTGTAGGAATGGTATTAACAAATGGATCTCCAAATAGATCTTATGTTGGAAGAGATGCAAAAGTTATCTTAAAAGACTTAGGAATTGAAGTTGGAGATGAAATAAAAGTTATAATAGCTGAAACTACAAAAGAACATCCATTTGCACAAAAAGAATTATTAATGCCAATATTACCAATAGTTAGAGTAAAAAATGCTCTAGAGGGAATAGAAGTTTCTAAAGAGTTAGAACATGGATTAAGACATACAGCTATGATTCATTCTAAAAATATAGATATTCTTAGCAAATATGCAAGAGAAATGGAAACAACAATTCTTGTAAAAAATGGACCTTCATATGCAGGAATCGGTGTAGGTGGAGAGGGACATACTACATTTACAATAGCAGGACCTACTGGAGAAGGATTAACTTCTGCAAGAAGTTTTGCAAGAAACAGAAGATGCGTTCTAGTTGGAGCTTTGTCTATAAAATAA
- a CDS encoding cob(I)yrinic acid a,c-diamide adenosyltransferase: MKVYTRKGDAGETGLFGGSRISKSSLKVDAYGSIDEAAAFIGVARAFVENKEIKDILYMIQEKFLVVAAYLASDANGINKLKEKIEISDIEILEKYIDNYSKQLLPLYKFLIPGEDIQSAVLHVARTVVRRSERRIIALNEQENLQPEILKYVNRVSDILFVLARVVEDEVAVKHISKTLMEKLTVEEKKKKLTLEEAKRIVLAGEKKAKELNLDFVLTVVNNEGNLILEEKMDNALLASVEIAKKKAYTAAALKIETSVLAELVQPGGSLYGLQSDSKYIVFGGGCLLKRDGEIVGAVGVSGGTVEEDMTVAKACVEAFQAE; the protein is encoded by the coding sequence ATGAAAGTTTATACTAGAAAGGGAGATGCTGGAGAAACTGGACTTTTTGGTGGAAGCAGAATATCAAAAAGCAGTTTAAAAGTAGATGCCTATGGAAGTATAGATGAAGCAGCAGCTTTTATAGGAGTGGCAAGGGCTTTTGTAGAAAATAAAGAGATAAAAGATATTCTATATATGATACAAGAGAAATTCCTAGTAGTTGCAGCTTACTTAGCAAGTGATGCTAATGGTATAAATAAGTTAAAAGAGAAGATAGAGATCTCAGACATAGAGATCTTAGAAAAATATATTGATAATTATTCAAAACAACTTCTTCCATTGTATAAATTTCTTATACCAGGAGAAGATATTCAGTCAGCTGTACTTCATGTAGCTAGAACTGTTGTAAGAAGAAGTGAAAGAAGAATAATTGCTCTCAATGAACAGGAAAATTTACAACCAGAGATTTTAAAATATGTAAATAGAGTTTCTGATATACTCTTTGTACTAGCAAGAGTTGTAGAAGATGAAGTAGCTGTAAAACATATTTCAAAAACTTTAATGGAAAAATTAACTGTTGAAGAGAAAAAGAAAAAATTAACTTTAGAAGAAGCTAAAAGAATAGTTTTAGCAGGAGAGAAAAAAGCTAAAGAGTTAAATTTAGATTTTGTACTCACTGTTGTAAATAATGAGGGAAATTTAATATTAGAGGAAAAAATGGACAATGCTCTTCTTGCAAGTGTGGAAATAGCTAAGAAAAAAGCTTATACTGCAGCAGCTTTGAAGATTGAAACATCAGTATTGGCAGAGTTAGTTCAGCCAGGAGGATCTCTATATGGATTACAATCTGATTCTAAATATATAGTATTTGGAGGAGGTTGCTTATTAAAGAGAGATGGAGAGATTGTTGGAGCTGTAGGAGTTAGTGGAGGAACAGTTGAAGAGGATATGACAGTGGCAAAAGCTTGTGTTGAAGCTTTTCAAGCTGAATAG